Proteins encoded together in one Bacteroides zhangwenhongii window:
- a CDS encoding JAB domain-containing protein: MKTKRTVFEVNDVYRVMENSELIYTLTNSEKLKREEYKYEQMEIEGLCLSDVLETLTPSRKKVAYAAIELYKRLKEGQVESPALLSSNNVYKMMHPVLCDIATEEMWVLLLNSSSKLIRKVRISCGGINTAPVDIRVIMKQALYYNAVSFIMVHNHPSGARKPSSADDRLTEAVKKAAETLDIRLVDHVIVAGNNYYSYADEGRLQNR, encoded by the coding sequence ATGAAAACGAAGAGAACCGTATTTGAAGTGAATGACGTTTATCGGGTGATGGAAAACAGCGAGTTGATTTATACCTTGACGAACAGTGAGAAACTGAAACGTGAAGAATATAAGTATGAACAGATGGAAATAGAAGGATTGTGCTTGTCTGATGTACTGGAAACACTAACACCCAGCCGTAAAAAAGTCGCTTATGCGGCGATTGAGCTATATAAACGGCTGAAAGAAGGGCAAGTTGAAAGTCCTGCGCTTTTATCCAGCAATAATGTTTATAAAATGATGCATCCTGTTTTGTGCGATATAGCTACTGAAGAGATGTGGGTGCTGTTGCTGAACAGTTCGTCCAAACTCATCCGTAAAGTCCGTATCTCATGCGGCGGGATAAATACCGCCCCTGTGGATATACGGGTTATCATGAAGCAGGCATTGTATTATAACGCCGTATCTTTTATCATGGTACATAACCACCCATCAGGAGCACGCAAGCCCAGCAGTGCGGATGACCGCTTGACGGAAGCAGTTAAAAAAGCCGCTGAAACATTAGACATCCGTTTGGTTGACCATGTGATTGTGGCAGGCAATAACTATTATAGCTATGCGGACGAGGGAAGATTGCAAAATAGGTAA